Proteins encoded in a region of the Campylobacter geochelonis genome:
- a CDS encoding primosomal protein N': protein MFYYKVAVLSSSLKPLTYSSNNDIAPYCLVKVLLKTSLKTAVVLEKVEKTNFITKEIEEILNSKFSFIQIELAKFISYYYVCEIGVAFGIFEPLVEPKFKQIEFTKEPNLSQKQQEAYEFANTHNSSLLFGDTGSGKSEIYIKLITKTLNQGKQALFLMPEISLTPQMQKRLEEYFGSHIGIWHSKITPKKKTQILEKFQNGEIKLIAGARSALFLPFVNLGIIIVDEEHDDSYKSAHKPRYNARDLALFLSSKLDIKVVLGSATPSLTTYKKQPTFRLNETFFQSQKSFLYDISETKITSKIKNELKTTLEKGKQAIVFLPTRANFKYMICLKCSAIVTCPFCSVGMSFHKDKNALKCHYCGFSTYAKVTCAKCGSEILEAKRMGTSEVLDELRALFPTANIAKFDRDEITTQKKLVNLLKDFNEQKIDILVGTQMLSKGHDYHNVELAVIMGIDENLSYADFRAREKTLALAIQIAGRAGRAGVGRVLLQTKQEEFFKNYISDYDKFLNDEDEFRDGLYPPYKRLLRVLISHKNAETAKNSMDSCLLNLKNVANIEIIGYGRATIEYIASKYRYEILVRADSHKPIIQAARACANIANAEVDVDAINFS, encoded by the coding sequence ATGTTTTATTATAAAGTTGCGGTTTTAAGCTCATCTTTAAAACCGCTTACTTACTCATCAAACAATGATATCGCGCCTTATTGCCTTGTAAAAGTCTTGCTTAAAACCTCTTTAAAAACAGCAGTTGTATTAGAAAAAGTTGAAAAAACAAACTTTATTACAAAAGAGATAGAAGAGATTTTAAATTCTAAATTTTCATTCATACAAATCGAGCTAGCTAAATTTATCTCATACTACTACGTTTGTGAAATCGGTGTTGCTTTTGGGATTTTCGAGCCGCTGGTTGAACCCAAATTCAAACAAATCGAGTTTACAAAAGAGCCAAATTTAAGCCAAAAACAACAAGAAGCTTACGAGTTTGCTAATACACATAACTCATCGCTACTTTTTGGCGATACGGGAAGTGGCAAGAGTGAAATTTATATAAAGCTTATTACAAAGACACTAAATCAAGGCAAACAAGCGCTTTTTTTAATGCCAGAAATCTCACTAACTCCACAGATGCAAAAGCGCTTGGAGGAGTATTTTGGAAGTCATATTGGGATTTGGCACTCCAAAATAACTCCTAAAAAAAAGACTCAAATCTTAGAAAAATTTCAAAATGGTGAGATAAAACTTATAGCAGGAGCGCGTTCGGCGCTGTTTTTACCATTTGTTAATTTAGGCATTATCATAGTCGATGAAGAGCATGATGATAGCTACAAATCAGCCCACAAACCACGCTATAATGCACGTGATTTAGCGCTTTTTCTCTCATCAAAGCTTGATATAAAAGTCGTTCTTGGCTCAGCAACGCCATCTCTTACGACATATAAAAAGCAGCCAACTTTTCGCTTAAATGAGACATTTTTTCAAAGCCAAAAGAGCTTTTTATATGATATTTCAGAAACAAAAATCACAAGTAAAATCAAAAATGAGCTAAAAACAACCCTTGAAAAAGGCAAACAAGCCATCGTATTTTTGCCAACAAGAGCAAATTTTAAGTATATGATCTGCTTAAAATGTAGCGCCATCGTAACTTGTCCGTTTTGTAGCGTTGGTATGAGTTTTCATAAAGACAAAAATGCTCTTAAGTGCCATTACTGTGGATTTAGCACCTACGCAAAAGTAACTTGCGCTAAGTGTGGAAGTGAAATTTTAGAAGCTAAAAGAATGGGAACAAGCGAAGTTTTAGATGAACTTAGAGCGCTGTTTCCAACCGCAAATATCGCTAAATTTGACCGTGATGAGATAACTACACAAAAAAAACTTGTAAATTTACTAAAAGATTTTAACGAGCAAAAAATCGATATCTTAGTCGGCACTCAAATGCTTAGCAAAGGACACGACTATCACAATGTCGAACTTGCCGTTATCATGGGCATTGATGAGAATTTAAGCTACGCTGATTTTAGAGCTAGAGAAAAAACTCTCGCCCTTGCTATACAAATAGCTGGGCGTGCTGGGCGTGCTGGGGTTGGAAGAGTGCTACTCCAAACTAAACAAGAGGAATTTTTTAAAAATTATATCAGCGACTATGATAAATTTTTAAACGATGAAGATGAGTTTAGAGATGGGCTTTATCCGCCTTATAAACGGCTTTTGAGGGTTCTTATCTCGCATAAAAATGCAGAAACGGCAAAAAACTCTATGGATAGCTGTTTGCTAAATTTAAAAAATGTCGCAAACATCGAAATCATCGGCTATGGGCGAGCAACCATAGAGTATATCGCATCAAAATATCGCTATGAAATTCTTGTGCGCGCTGATTCACACAAGCCCATTATTCAAGCTGCTAGAGCTTGTGCTAATATCGCAAATGCTGAAGTCGATGTAGATGCGATAAATTTTAGTTAA
- a CDS encoding metallophosphoesterase: MKMYYFPIVASLIFLFINLYVLKSLQNRFIKERNFLFLKPIFWLIFTLLTMLEILYFFSLRFNYLDGILYQISVATIAVTFMLFAICILFDLISFFTSKIKFSEKRRKFAKFSIDSAFVAASTLYVGTGFYNGLKKPAVKEVEIKLKNLPNELNLAMIADVHLGEFLNKDFLEFIIDKVNTLDTKALLIVGDMLDLKSYELKDVLEPLKKLKIPAFFTLGNHEYYNGANELMQALRSYGVRVLANENVKFEGINLAGVNDISGFKFGYLEPDLKKALSGKDESLPTVLMSHQPKYVVQNVKDEIDLALCGHTHGGQIFPFSFLVRLDQTYVAGLYNDGVKQIYVSSGTGFWGPQARVFAPSEITLLKLKRG; the protein is encoded by the coding sequence ATGAAGATGTATTATTTCCCCATCGTTGCAAGCTTGATTTTTTTGTTTATAAACCTTTATGTTCTAAAATCGCTTCAAAATCGCTTTATAAAAGAGCGAAATTTTCTCTTTTTAAAGCCGATTTTTTGGCTAATTTTTACTCTTTTAACCATGCTTGAAATTCTTTACTTTTTTTCACTTAGATTTAACTATTTAGATGGAATTTTATATCAAATTTCAGTCGCTACGATAGCAGTTACTTTTATGCTTTTTGCTATATGCATACTTTTTGACTTGATAAGTTTTTTTACCAGTAAGATAAAATTTAGTGAAAAAAGAAGAAAATTTGCTAAATTTAGCATAGATTCTGCATTTGTAGCAGCTAGTACTTTATATGTTGGGACTGGATTTTATAATGGACTTAAAAAACCTGCCGTTAAAGAGGTAGAAATCAAGCTTAAAAACTTGCCAAATGAGCTAAATTTAGCCATGATTGCAGATGTTCATCTTGGTGAGTTTTTAAACAAAGATTTTTTGGAATTTATCATAGATAAAGTAAACACGCTTGATACTAAGGCACTTTTAATCGTTGGCGATATGCTTGATTTAAAATCATATGAGCTAAAAGATGTTTTAGAACCGCTAAAAAAGTTAAAAATTCCAGCCTTTTTTACACTTGGAAATCACGAGTATTACAACGGTGCAAATGAGCTTATGCAAGCTTTAAGAAGCTACGGCGTGAGAGTTTTAGCAAATGAGAATGTTAAATTTGAAGGTATAAATTTAGCAGGAGTTAATGATATCAGCGGGTTTAAATTTGGCTACTTAGAGCCTGATTTGAAAAAAGCGCTTAGTGGAAAAGATGAAAGCTTGCCAACGGTTTTAATGTCCCATCAACCAAAATACGTAGTTCAAAATGTAAAAGATGAGATTGACTTAGCGCTTTGTGGGCATACTCACGGCGGGCAAATTTTCCCATTTTCTTTTTTAGTAAGACTTGATCAAACCTATGTAGCTGGGCTTTATAACGATGGCGTAAAGCAAATTTATGTAAGCAGTGGCACTGGATTTTGGGGTCCGCAAGCTAGAGTTTTCGCACCATCTGAAATCACACTTTTAAAATTAAAAAGAGGATAA
- the ybeY gene encoding rRNA maturation RNase YbeY, with translation MISCESDYPAILDEIASFLSGDEVELVFVNSVDMQAINKNERGLDKTTDVLSFPFEKMAHFPIGSIVINLDLAQQKADEFSHSKDAEIALLFIHGLLHILGFDHEIDNGEMRDKESEVIAKFNLPKSLIVRTCDSDFS, from the coding sequence TTGATAAGTTGTGAGAGTGATTATCCAGCTATTTTAGATGAAATTGCAAGCTTTTTAAGTGGCGATGAAGTTGAGCTTGTGTTTGTTAATTCTGTTGATATGCAAGCTATAAATAAAAATGAGCGTGGGCTTGATAAGACTACTGATGTGCTTAGCTTTCCATTTGAAAAAATGGCGCACTTTCCAATCGGCTCAATCGTTATAAATTTAGACTTAGCGCAGCAAAAAGCTGATGAGTTTTCACACTCAAAAGACGCTGAAATCGCACTTTTGTTTATTCACGGACTGCTTCATATACTAGGATTTGATCATGAAATAGACAATGGAGAGATGAGAGATAAAGAGAGCGAAGTTATAGCTAAATTTAACCTTCCAAAAAGTTTGATAGTTAGGACATGCGATAGCGATTTTAGCTAA
- a CDS encoding autotransporter outer membrane beta-barrel domain-containing protein has protein sequence MSHQPNTRLLDKLNHANSHKSHKNSFKNLVGISLITCVVLFGASSLNADEVTWNDESDKSKLESYGGFQPMLAPIGTQYGTASLSGNVVNIENTPGINDLGNIFVYGVHHDTKEVSGNTVNIKNGKITRDVTGGNSYFYDLLNKTITGNIASKNTVNITGGEIDNSATIVGGKGKIGANGNIITITAGSMLSGTIRGGVSDSGEVTANQVSVSQEDGKTTIIQADIYGGSAANVSDGEIANVTGNEVYITSGTIINDYISGGQSVNGISSENKVYISGGNISPKRDNSAIYGGESSASSATLNEVYITGGAIETKDGIYGGVASGNDSAMIRNASDNKVVISGDTTKVVGNIYGGVNYGYGSDDAEEVSRNIIEITNGTVEGAIYGGSSWYSKVNNNVVKITGGSIIAKDGIYAGSSYGIVEKNTVEIEGGTISGDIVGGYIVSSSAGQATSNTVTIKGNPNLANSTIYGGYNGYYSNDTAFDNFVKGNTLNLYSKGLNAKNIANFENINFYLPADFKHNDTVLTLHDTKDTDISKAKVAVGVIDGKAPKLEVNERVNLLHSLNAKVIHPTDMSNHVSLMQGVSKEYTLELKNDEEKYLYALVTKVPKKPVTPEEPAYKENPGVKSFLEAELSTASLLNQGVDLTSSDGIKAMRTSYDEQYGLGVFSVIGGSDIRYKTGSYVDIKGFNFAAGVSNSVLDNSLVYGLFFEYGKGEYDSFNSFANSSVVRGSGDTKYYGLAFALEKELEDRFYIDASVRAGRSKSDYKSNDFNGLASFDISRNYYGAHIGVGKIVELNSVSNLNLYTKLLYSRLEGKDVDIRGDKFSFNAIDSIRTKLGARYEYLINNGFDIYTGVAWEKEYDGEAKGFNHATNKSIDAPKLKGDSAVLELGSNYQTNSFNIGTNLQGYLGDKEGISGGVKVEYKF, from the coding sequence ATGTCACATCAGCCAAACACACGCTTGCTTGATAAACTCAACCATGCGAATTCTCACAAGAGTCACAAAAACTCGTTTAAAAATTTAGTTGGCATTAGCCTTATAACCTGTGTTGTTTTATTCGGTGCTTCTAGCTTAAATGCCGATGAGGTTACTTGGAATGATGAATCAGACAAAAGTAAGCTTGAGTCATATGGTGGTTTTCAGCCGATGCTAGCTCCTATAGGAACGCAGTATGGTACTGCTAGTCTTAGTGGAAATGTTGTAAATATAGAAAACACTCCTGGCATAAATGATCTTGGAAATATATTTGTCTATGGTGTACATCATGATACAAAAGAAGTTTCTGGAAATACTGTAAATATAAAAAATGGCAAGATAACAAGAGATGTTACTGGTGGAAATAGTTATTTTTATGATTTGCTTAATAAAACTATTACTGGCAATATAGCTTCAAAAAATACTGTAAACATAACTGGTGGTGAGATAGATAACTCGGCTACCATAGTAGGTGGTAAAGGAAAAATTGGCGCTAACGGAAACATTATAACTATAACTGCCGGAAGTATGCTTAGTGGCACTATACGTGGTGGCGTTAGTGATAGTGGAGAAGTTACGGCTAATCAAGTAAGTGTTTCTCAAGAAGATGGTAAAACAACAATTATACAAGCTGATATTTATGGTGGCTCTGCTGCTAACGTAAGTGATGGTGAAATAGCTAATGTTACAGGCAACGAAGTGTATATAACTAGCGGAACGATAATCAACGATTATATATCTGGTGGTCAAAGTGTTAATGGAATTTCTAGCGAAAATAAAGTCTATATATCTGGTGGAAACATATCCCCAAAACGCGATAATAGCGCCATATATGGTGGAGAAAGTTCAGCCTCTTCTGCTACATTAAACGAAGTGTATATAACTGGTGGAGCTATAGAAACTAAAGATGGAATTTACGGTGGTGTCGCTAGTGGTAATGATAGTGCTATGATTAGAAATGCTAGTGACAACAAGGTTGTCATCTCTGGCGATACAACAAAAGTAGTTGGTAATATTTATGGTGGAGTTAACTATGGTTATGGTTCTGATGATGCCGAAGAAGTTTCTAGAAATATAATTGAGATAACTAATGGAACAGTAGAAGGCGCAATTTATGGTGGAAGCAGTTGGTATTCGAAAGTTAATAACAATGTAGTTAAAATAACAGGTGGTAGCATAATAGCCAAAGATGGAATTTATGCTGGTAGCAGTTATGGTATAGTCGAAAAAAACACAGTTGAGATAGAAGGTGGAACTATAAGTGGCGATATCGTTGGCGGATATATTGTGTCCTCTTCTGCAGGTCAAGCCACCTCAAACACAGTTACCATTAAAGGTAATCCAAATTTAGCTAACTCAACTATCTATGGTGGATATAATGGTTATTATTCAAACGATACAGCCTTTGATAACTTTGTTAAAGGTAATACATTAAATTTATACTCTAAAGGCTTAAATGCAAAAAACATAGCTAACTTTGAAAACATAAATTTCTATCTACCAGCTGACTTTAAGCATAATGATACAGTTTTAACTCTACACGATACAAAAGATACAGATATATCAAAAGCTAAAGTTGCAGTAGGAGTAATAGATGGTAAAGCGCCTAAACTTGAAGTAAATGAAAGAGTAAATTTACTGCACTCACTAAATGCTAAAGTAATTCACCCAACTGATATGAGTAATCACGTAAGCCTTATGCAAGGAGTTTCTAAAGAGTATACTTTAGAGCTAAAAAATGATGAAGAAAAATACCTCTATGCCTTAGTTACAAAAGTACCCAAAAAACCAGTCACTCCAGAAGAACCAGCTTATAAAGAAAATCCAGGAGTAAAATCTTTCTTAGAAGCTGAGCTTAGCACTGCTTCGTTGTTAAATCAAGGAGTTGATTTAACAAGTAGCGATGGTATAAAAGCTATGAGAACTTCATATGATGAGCAGTATGGTTTGGGTGTATTTTCAGTAATTGGAGGAAGTGATATAAGATATAAAACAGGCTCATATGTAGATATAAAAGGCTTTAACTTTGCAGCTGGTGTATCAAATAGTGTGTTGGATAACTCTTTAGTATATGGTCTGTTTTTTGAGTACGGAAAAGGCGAGTATGATAGCTTTAACTCATTTGCAAACTCAAGTGTTGTAAGAGGAAGTGGAGATACTAAATACTACGGTTTGGCATTTGCTTTAGAAAAAGAGCTAGAAGATAGATTTTACATAGATGCAAGCGTAAGAGCTGGTAGAAGCAAGAGCGATTATAAAAGCAATGACTTTAATGGCTTAGCTAGTTTTGATATAAGTAGAAACTACTATGGAGCACATATTGGAGTTGGTAAGATAGTAGAGCTAAATTCGGTTTCAAATTTAAACTTATACACTAAGCTACTTTACTCAAGATTAGAGGGAAAAGATGTTGATATAAGAGGAGATAAATTTAGCTTTAATGCGATTGATTCGATACGAACAAAGCTTGGAGCTAGATATGAGTATCTAATAAACAATGGCTTTGATATATACACTGGCGTAGCGTGGGAAAAAGAGTATGATGGTGAGGCCAAAGGTTTTAACCATGCAACAAACAAAAGCATAGACGCGCCAAAACTAAAAGGTGATAGTGCTGTGCTAGAACTTGGAAGCAACTACCAAACTAATAGCTTTAACATAGGCACAAACCTTCAAGGATATCTTGGAGATAAAGAAGGAATTAGTGGTGGTGTTAAGGTGGAGTATAAGTTTTAA
- a CDS encoding cation transporter, with translation MKKTVFKVKKMDCPCEERLIRMKFSKIEGVLQISANFGTRELEVVHECDANALLSALDELKLDSSLLQTSEFKETLRVDDEAKDRRLLWVVLAINFAFFIIEFGFGFLADSMGLVADSLDMLSDSFVYAISLYAVFKSDFVKKQVAKIAGVFQLLLAGIGFLEVLRRVFYEIELPNFTLMVSISALALVGNFICLKLLNQSQSDGAHIKASQIFTSNDIVINLGVILAGILVFITSSKIPDLLIGAIVFIIVLKGAIKILNLAK, from the coding sequence ATGAAAAAAACAGTTTTTAAAGTTAAAAAGATGGATTGTCCGTGCGAAGAGCGGTTAATACGAATGAAATTTAGCAAGATTGAAGGCGTGTTGCAAATCAGCGCTAACTTTGGCACAAGAGAATTAGAAGTCGTGCATGAATGCGACGCAAATGCGCTCTTATCAGCACTTGATGAGCTTAAACTTGACTCATCACTTTTACAAACTAGCGAGTTTAAAGAAACGCTGCGCGTAGATGATGAGGCAAAAGACAGGCGTTTGCTTTGGGTAGTTTTGGCTATAAATTTTGCCTTTTTTATCATCGAATTTGGCTTTGGTTTTTTGGCTGATTCTATGGGTTTGGTTGCTGATAGCCTTGATATGCTCTCAGATAGCTTTGTTTATGCTATCAGCTTATATGCGGTTTTTAAGAGCGATTTTGTTAAAAAACAAGTAGCCAAAATAGCTGGAGTATTTCAACTGCTTTTAGCCGGAATTGGCTTTTTAGAGGTTTTAAGGCGAGTTTTTTATGAGATAGAGTTGCCAAATTTTACACTTATGGTTAGCATTTCTGCACTTGCGCTGGTTGGAAATTTCATCTGTTTAAAACTGCTAAATCAAAGCCAAAGCGATGGAGCACACATCAAAGCTAGCCAAATTTTCACATCAAATGATATCGTTATCAACTTAGGCGTTATCTTGGCTGGGATTTTAGTTTTTATCACATCTTCAAAGATTCCAGACTTGCTTATCGGCGCGATTGTCTTTATCATCGTGTTAAAAGGTGCGATAAAAATACTAAATTTAGCCAAATAG
- a CDS encoding type II secretion system protein: protein MKGLKHGFTMVELIFVILILGILAAFAIPRLAATRDDAQIAAYAKNLSVLLSDLSGYYLSQNGYNPKISSMTLVQVVDDGDFSATLPTRGVGCLKIKIYNDDIKDEKDNLIRGGTAELIAINQNNAFCKRVQESPMVSNYIKQGRYILLGKPLAH from the coding sequence ATGAAAGGGTTAAAACACGGATTTACAATGGTCGAGCTTATATTTGTTATACTTATCCTTGGGATTTTAGCAGCATTTGCAATCCCACGTTTAGCAGCTACTAGAGATGATGCGCAAATCGCTGCTTATGCTAAGAATTTATCAGTTTTACTAAGTGATTTATCAGGTTATTATCTATCGCAAAATGGATATAATCCAAAAATTTCATCTATGACCTTAGTTCAAGTCGTTGATGATGGCGATTTTAGTGCTACGCTTCCAACTCGTGGTGTTGGGTGCTTGAAGATTAAAATTTATAATGATGATATAAAAGATGAAAAAGATAATCTCATAAGAGGTGGCACTGCTGAACTTATCGCGATAAATCAAAATAATGCATTTTGTAAAAGAGTTCAAGAATCGCCTATGGTATCAAACTATATCAAACAAGGAAGATATATTCTTCTTGGAAAGCCTTTGGCGCATTAA
- a CDS encoding type II secretion system protein, whose amino-acid sequence MRLKSAFTMIELVFVIVVLGILAGVAIPKLVVTRDDATVSKLRADIAAIRSGIALQRQQNLMSGNPNWPVLTGGFSEVLQSPIKFKGDARNGWKKTSGTADQPTFEVCVAGKCTNFTYYQKGVVKKGENGKPDTVTTPAGTFSCPPAESVCKMLSE is encoded by the coding sequence ATGAGATTAAAATCTGCTTTTACGATGATAGAGTTGGTTTTCGTTATAGTTGTTTTGGGGATTTTAGCTGGTGTTGCCATACCTAAACTTGTAGTTACAAGAGATGATGCAACTGTTTCAAAACTAAGAGCTGATATAGCAGCTATAAGAAGCGGTATAGCTTTGCAAAGACAACAAAATTTAATGAGTGGAAATCCTAATTGGCCAGTTCTAACTGGTGGTTTTTCAGAAGTTTTACAATCTCCTATAAAATTCAAAGGCGATGCCAGAAATGGCTGGAAGAAAACTTCGGGAACAGCCGATCAACCAACTTTTGAAGTTTGCGTAGCTGGAAAATGTACAAACTTTACTTATTACCAAAAAGGTGTAGTAAAAAAGGGTGAAAATGGCAAACCAGACACCGTAACAACTCCGGCTGGAACGTTTTCATGCCCACCAGCAGAATCTGTATGCAAAATGCTAAGTGAATAG
- a CDS encoding phosphatidylserine decarboxylase, whose amino-acid sequence MTNLISQIFGLIANIKFPKKLQTFINKRYIKAFKIDMSEFDDASSYKSLNALFTRTFVKPRDFSSQKNTLISPSDGLIFEVGKSDSLKALCVKNHNYSIDRLLGMSASKDELKGEIIYTNIYLSPSDYHHYHAPCDLEILSAFYVPAKLYSVAKKWLIKVPNLYCKNERVVLKTRLENGKILWLVFVGALNVGKMKFDFDNRIQTNANASYTQFYEYENLYIKKGEHIGNFELGSTIVLLAQNGALEFELTSEQKVKFGDIIGKINLENEDL is encoded by the coding sequence ATGACAAATTTAATATCGCAAATTTTTGGACTTATCGCAAACATCAAATTCCCAAAAAAGCTTCAAACTTTTATAAACAAACGCTACATTAAAGCGTTTAAAATCGATATGAGCGAGTTTGATGATGCTAGTAGTTATAAGAGTTTAAACGCTCTTTTTACAAGGACTTTTGTAAAACCTAGAGATTTTTCAAGTCAAAAAAATACACTTATAAGCCCAAGCGATGGGCTTATCTTTGAAGTTGGCAAAAGCGATAGTCTAAAAGCGCTTTGTGTAAAAAACCATAACTATAGTATAGATAGACTTCTTGGAATGAGCGCTAGTAAAGATGAGCTAAAAGGCGAGATTATTTATACAAATATCTATCTTTCGCCAAGCGATTATCATCACTATCACGCACCTTGTGATTTGGAGATTTTAAGTGCATTTTATGTTCCTGCAAAGCTTTATAGCGTGGCTAAAAAATGGCTTATAAAAGTGCCGAATTTATACTGTAAAAACGAGCGAGTCGTGCTAAAAACAAGGCTAGAAAATGGCAAAATTCTCTGGCTTGTTTTTGTTGGAGCGCTAAATGTAGGAAAGATGAAATTTGACTTTGATAACCGTATACAAACAAACGCAAACGCAAGCTACACGCAGTTTTACGAGTATGAGAATCTGTATATTAAAAAAGGTGAGCATATCGGAAATTTCGAACTTGGCTCAACTATAGTTTTACTAGCTCAAAACGGTGCTTTGGAATTTGAGCTAACAAGTGAGCAAAAAGTTAAATTTGGCGATATCATAGGAAAAATAAATTTAGAAAATGAGGATTTGTGA
- the queC gene encoding 7-cyano-7-deazaguanine synthase QueC gives MKKAVCVISGGMDSTLCAYIAKNEGYEIVALHFDYNQRTMEKERESFYKICDKLGVKTRLVLDVSFISQIGANALTDKTLEVPKDGLGAEVPITYVPFRNGIFLSIAAALAEKEGCEAIFIGVVEEDSSGYPDCSESFIKSMQESINLGRATKVKSQIKMPLVHLSKAQIVEKALNLGVALELTWSCYENSDEACGVCDSCRLRLNGFKQAGFKDKIPYKNCNKN, from the coding sequence TTGAAAAAAGCAGTTTGTGTTATAAGTGGCGGAATGGACAGCACGCTTTGTGCGTATATAGCAAAAAACGAGGGTTATGAGATAGTTGCGCTTCATTTTGATTATAACCAGCGAACAATGGAAAAAGAGCGAGAAAGTTTTTATAAAATTTGTGATAAGTTAGGCGTAAAAACAAGGCTTGTGCTTGATGTTAGCTTTATCTCGCAAATCGGAGCAAACGCGCTAACTGACAAAACTCTTGAAGTACCAAAAGATGGGCTTGGCGCTGAAGTTCCTATCACATATGTGCCTTTTAGAAATGGGATTTTTTTAAGCATCGCAGCAGCATTAGCCGAAAAAGAGGGGTGTGAGGCTATATTTATCGGTGTGGTTGAAGAAGACAGTAGCGGATATCCAGACTGTAGCGAGAGCTTTATAAAATCGATGCAAGAGAGTATAAATTTAGGCAGAGCAACAAAGGTAAAATCACAAATCAAAATGCCACTTGTTCATCTTAGCAAAGCACAAATCGTAGAAAAAGCCCTAAATTTAGGCGTTGCGCTTGAGCTAACTTGGAGTTGTTATGAAAACAGCGATGAGGCGTGTGGAGTTTGTGATAGTTGCAGACTTAGGCTAAATGGCTTTAAACAGGCTGGATTTAAGGATAAAATTCCATATAAAAATTGCAATAAAAACTAA